In Eucalyptus grandis isolate ANBG69807.140 chromosome 4, ASM1654582v1, whole genome shotgun sequence, the following proteins share a genomic window:
- the LOC104441629 gene encoding WD repeat-containing protein 44, with the protein MGNYGEEDEDQYFDALEETSSVSDRGSNCSDCCSSGSVLDENVLDSLGFEFWTKFPESVRARRNRFLMLTGLEIEANSVDKEDAFPPSCNEIEVYTCKVTRDDGAVQRSLDSYNCISLLQSSTSIQSNQEVESLRGDLLLSSFRGRSKESDDLTEFVVDGFVQSQREMRLSEFGSVKSGSIEELRRIVASSPLVHPLLHRKLEYERELIETKQKMGAGWLRKFGSATCISGRQGDTWSDPDDLEITAGMKMRRVRAHSSKKKYKELSSLYAAQEFLAHEGSISTMKFSMDGQYLASAGEDTVVRVWKVTEEDRSERVDVTVDPSCLYFALNESTQLASLNTNKEHIGKAKTFQRSSDSSCVILPLKVFQITEKPWHEFKGHNGEVLDLSWSSEGYLLSSSTDKTVRLWRVGCDRCQRVYSHNDYVTCISFNPVNENFFISGSIDGKVRIWNVFDGQVVAYIDCREIVSAVCYRSDGKGAIVGTMTGNCLFYSIKDNHLQMDAQVYLHGKKKSPGKRITGFQFPPNDPGKLMITSADSVIRVLSGLDVVCKLKGPRNSGGPMIATFTSDGKHVISASEDSNVYIWNYAGQDKTSSRVKKIWSCESFWSSNASVALPWCGIRTVPEALAPPSRSEERRASCAENGENHHMLEEYFQKMPPYSLDCFSLSRGFFLELLPKGSATWPEEKLSDSSPTTVSSQAISKLEYKFLKSACHSVLSSAHMWGLVIVTAGWDGRIRTYHNYGLPVRS; encoded by the exons ATGGGGAATTACGGTGAAGAGGACGAGGATCAGTATTTTGATGCCCTGGAGGAGACGTCCTCTGTTTCAGATCGGGGTTCAAACTGCTCTGATTGTTGTAGTTCAGGTTCCGTGCTTGATGAGAACGTTTTGGATAGTTTAGGGTTCGAGTTTTGGACTAAATTTCCCGAGAGCGTGAGGGCGCGCCGCAATCGGTTCTTGATGTTGACGGGGTTGGAAATAGAGGCAAATTCAGTGGACAAGGAGGATGCATTCCCGCCGTCTTGTAACGAAATCGAGGTGTATACGTGTAAAGTAACAAGAGATGATGGGGCGGTTCAAAGATCTTTGGATTCATATAATTGTATTTCACTGTTGCAGTCATCCACATCCATTCAGTCGAATCAAGAAGTTGAATCATTGCGCGGGGACTTGCTCCTCAGCAGTTTCAGGGGTAGAAGTAAGGAGTCTGATGATTTGACGGAATTTGTGGTGGATGGGTTTGTCCAGAGTCAAAGAGAAATGCGGTTGAGTGAATTTGGTTCAGTTAAGTCAGGAAGCATTGAAGAACTGAGGAGAATAGTTGCATCTTCTCCTTTGGTTCATCCGCTGTTGCATAGGAAATTAGAGTATGAAAGGGAATTGAttgaaaccaaacaaaaaatggGGGCTGGTTGGTTGAGGAAATTTGGCTCTGCCACGTGCATTAGTGGAAGACAGGGTGACACATGGTCAGACCCTGATGATCTTGAAATAACGGCAGGGATGAAAATGCGGAGAGTTCGTGCACATTCATCTAAGAAGAAATACAAGGAATTGTCTTCCCTTTATGCTGCACAGGAATTTCTGGCACATGAGGGGTCAATTTCGACAATGAAGTTCAGCATGGATGGGCAATACTTGGCAAGTGCAGGTGAAGACACAGTAGTGAGAGTTTGGAAGGTGACTGAGGAGGATAGATCAGAGAGGGTCGACGTTACTGTGGACCCTTCCTGTTTATATTTTGCTCTGAATGAATCCACGCAGTTGGCGTCGCTCAATACGAATAAAGAGCACATTGGTAAAGCAAAAACATTTCAGAGATCATCAGACTCATCGTGTGTCATTTTACCCTTAAAGGTCTTCCAGATAACAGAGAAGCCTTGGCACGAGTTCAAGGGACATAATGGCGAGGTCTTAGACCTCTCCTGGTCTAGTGAAGGG TATTTGCTATCCTCCTCTACTGATAAGACCGTGCGGTTGTGGAGGGTTGGATGTGACAGATGCCAGAGAGTATATTCTCACAATGATTATG TTACTTGTATAAGTTTCAACCCTGTTAATGAGAACTTCTTCATCAGCGGGTCCATAGATGGAAAAGTACGCATCTGGAATGTGTTTGATGGTCAGGTTGTTGCTTACATCGATTGTAGGGAGATTGTCTCTGCAGTGTGCTATCGATCCGATGGAAAG GGAGCTATCGTGGGTACCATGACAGGCAATTGccttttttatagtattaaag ATAATCATTTGCAAATGGATGCACAAGTATACCTACATGGTAAGAAGAAGTCTCCTGGCAAGAGAATAACTGGCTTTCAG TTTCCTCCCAATGATCCTGGCAAACTAATGATCACATCTGCTGATTCTGTAATTCGAGTATTAAGCGGGCTAGATGTAGTCTGCAAACTCAAAG GCCCTCGAAATTCAGGGGGACCAATGATTGCCACTTTCACTTCAGACGGGAAACACGTGATCTCAGCAAGTGAAGATTCAAACGTCTACATCTGGAACTACGCCGGTCAGGACAAGACTTCATCCCGGGTGAAGAAGATATGGTCTTGCGAGAGTTTCTGGTCCAGCAATGCCTCTGTTGCTTTACCCTGGTGCGGCATAAGAACTGTGCCTGAAGCACTTGCACCTCCTTCACGAAGTGAAGAGAGAAGAGCGAGTTGTGCGGAAAACGGAGAGAATCATCATATGCTGGAGGaatattttcagaaaatgcCCCCATATTCCCTGGACTGTTTCTCTCTCAGCCGCGGATTCTTCCTGGAGCTCTTGCCGAAGGGATCCGCGACTTGGCCGGAGGAGAAATTATCTGATTCTAGTCCAACTACGGTCTCATCTCAAGCAATTTCTAAACTGGAGTACAAGTTCCTGAAGAGCGCGTGCCACAGCGTGTTGAGTTCTGCTCACATGTGGGGCCTGGTGATCGTGACTGCAGGTTGGGACGGAAGGATCAGGACATATCACAACTATGGATTACCTGTACGTTCTTGA